A genomic region of Gossypium hirsutum isolate 1008001.06 chromosome D01, Gossypium_hirsutum_v2.1, whole genome shotgun sequence contains the following coding sequences:
- the LOC107928225 gene encoding rho GTPase-activating protein 5 gives MTEVLQSSSSHFSSSSSPTSTQHGLINTSMSIIAQGSDRGEENRQVGERRGRDKGGEQQLPLVTILVTAFRKSVIGCSISGSKELCAMEIGLPTNVKHVAHVTFDRFHGFLGLPVEFEPEVPRKAPSASANVFGVSTESMQLSFDCRGNSVPTILLLMQRHLYDKGGLQAEGIFRINAENSQEEYVREQLNRGVIPDGIDVHCLAGLIKAWFRELPSGVLDSLPPELVIKSQSEEECARLVRLLPPTEAALLDWTINLMADVVELEHLNKMNARNVAMVFAPNMTQLSDPLTALMHAVQVMNFLKTLIIRTLKARQDSMVDSTSNFPLEPSDKNGPQSSSQLCNDVNTEVKNECEGEKSFVPTTERNSQSLASIENISAGNRSLVDNRPCIMVSREGSLRSSSESVKKGSKKANERSMADRESGLEEKSKGTRIVNRVNSRAELCEAWR, from the exons ATGACTGAAGTGCTCCAATCATCTTCATCTCACTTCTCTTCATCTTCAAGCCCCACTTCCACACAACATGGCCTTATTAACACCTCAATGAGCATTATAGCCCAAGGAAGTGATCGAGGAGAAGAGAACAGGCAAGTGGGAGAAAGGAGAGGAAGGGATAAAGGAGGTGAACAGCAGCTGCCTTTGGTAACGATTTTGGTGACTGCTTTTAGGAAGTCTGTGATTGGTTGTAGCATTTCTGGAAGTAAAGAGCTTTGTGCAATGGAAATTGGGTTGCCCACCAATGTTAAGCATGTTGCTCATGTGACTTTTGATAGGTTCCATGGTTTTCTTGGTTTGCCGGTTGAGTTTGAACCTGAGGTCCCCAGGAAAGCCCCTAGTGCTAG TGCGAATGTGTTCGGTGTTTCGACAGAGTCTATGCAGCTTTCGTTCGATTGTAGAGGAAATAGTGTGCCAACAATCCTACTATTGATGCAAAGGCATTTATATGACAAAGGTGGCCTCCAG GCCGAAGGGATTTTCCGAATTAATGCCGAGAACAGTCAGGAGGAGTATGTTAGAGAACAACTAAATAGAGGAGTAATACCAGATGGAATAGATGTGCATTGCTTGGCAGGTCTTATAAag GCTTGGTTTAGGGAACTTCCTAGTGGTGTCTTGGACTCTCTTCCTCCAGAACTGGTAATAAAATCACAGTCCGAGGAAGAGTGTGCTCGGCTTGTAAGGCTTCTTCCTCCGACAGAAGCTGCTCTACTCGATTGGACAATAAATTTGATGGCCGATGTCGTGGAACTGGAACATCTAAACAAGATGAATGCACGTAATGTCGCCATGGTGTTTGCTCCAAACATGACACAA TTGTCGGATCCTTTAACTGCATTGATGCATGCGGTCCAAGTGATGAATTTTCTCAAGACACTTATTATTAGGACTCTAAAAGCAAGACAAGATTCTATGGTAGACTCTACTTCCAATTTTCCGTTAGAGCCTTCCGATAAGAATGGACCGCAAAGCTCTTCACAACTATGCAACGATGTCAATACTGAGGTTAAAAACGAATGTGAAGGAGAGAAATCATTTGTTCCAACTACAGAAAGAAACTCTCAAAGTTTAGCTTCGATAGAGAACATTAGTGCTGGAAATCGATCTCTAGTTGATAACCGTCCTTGCATTATGGTTTCCCGAGAAGGTAGTCTCCGGAGTTCATCTGAAAGCGTAAAGAAAGGATCGAAGAAGGCGAATGAACGGTCCATGGCGGATCGTGAATCAGGACTCGAAGAGAAGAGCAAGGGAACACGGATTGTCAACCGCGTAAACTCGAGAGCTGAGCTTTGCGAAGCTTGGAGGTGA